A single region of the Bartonella harrusi genome encodes:
- the prfA gene encoding peptide chain release factor 1 produces MVSLPQDRMRQLEKRFEIIESQMAENPNAETYVKLASEYAELQPIVTSIHALNALYKESTELEALISDKLTDIEMRNLAQEELALLYQKMEQLEKELQILLLPKDVADEKSAIIEIRAGTGGSEAALFAGNLFRMYERYANMHNWKVEVVSLNEGEVGGYKEIIATISGKGVFSKLKFESGVHRVQRIPETETGGRIHTSAATVAVLPEAEEIDIEIRPEDIRIDTMRASGAGGQHVNTTDSAVRITHIPTGIMVVQAEKSQHQNRARAMQILRARLFDIERQKAENERSASRKNQVGSGDRSERIRTYNFPQGRITDHRINLTLYKLDRVLEGDLDEIIHALISDHQTALLMEMDNDE; encoded by the coding sequence ATGGTTTCTTTGCCACAAGATCGTATGCGACAGCTTGAAAAACGCTTTGAAATAATTGAAAGCCAAATGGCTGAAAATCCCAATGCTGAAACATATGTAAAACTCGCTTCTGAATATGCAGAATTGCAACCAATCGTTACCTCCATACATGCCTTAAATGCTCTTTATAAAGAGAGTACAGAACTGGAGGCCCTCATCAGTGATAAACTAACAGATATAGAGATGCGTAATCTTGCTCAAGAAGAGCTAGCATTATTATATCAAAAGATGGAACAACTTGAAAAAGAGCTCCAGATTCTTCTTTTACCCAAAGATGTCGCTGATGAAAAAAGTGCTATTATTGAAATTCGAGCAGGAACAGGTGGGTCAGAAGCAGCACTTTTTGCCGGTAATCTTTTTCGCATGTATGAACGTTATGCCAATATGCATAACTGGAAAGTTGAAGTCGTTTCCCTCAATGAAGGGGAGGTTGGTGGATATAAAGAGATTATTGCAACCATTTCAGGCAAAGGTGTTTTTTCTAAACTGAAATTTGAATCAGGTGTTCATCGTGTGCAACGCATTCCTGAAACGGAAACAGGTGGACGTATTCATACATCTGCTGCTACTGTTGCAGTACTTCCAGAAGCTGAGGAAATTGATATCGAAATCCGTCCAGAAGACATTCGTATCGATACAATGCGTGCATCTGGAGCAGGAGGACAGCATGTCAACACAACTGACTCAGCTGTTCGTATCACGCATATTCCAACAGGAATTATGGTTGTGCAAGCAGAAAAATCACAACACCAAAATCGGGCACGTGCAATGCAAATTTTACGTGCGCGCTTATTTGATATCGAACGACAAAAAGCAGAAAATGAACGTTCAGCTTCGCGTAAAAACCAAGTTGGCTCTGGTGATCGCTCGGAACGTATTCGTACCTATAACTTCCCTCAAGGACGTATCACAGATCACCGTATTAATCTTACTCTGTATAAGCTTGACCGCGTCCTAGAAGGAGATCTTGATGAAATTATTCATGCACTCATCTCCGATCACCAGACAGCACTTCTTATGGAAATGGATAACGATGAATGA
- the secA gene encoding preprotein translocase subunit SecA → MVGLGVFARKFFGSAHERRLKVLRQKVIQINALEEQFVKLSDAQLCQKTDEFRKRLREGETVDLLLLEAFATVREVAKRVYDMRPFDVQLIGGMVLHDCGIAEMRTGEGKTLMATLPIYLNALEGKGVHVVTVNDYLANRDAETMGKIFGFLGLSTGVILHDLDNDARRAAYACDITYATNNELGFDYLRDNMAFDRSQMVQRGHHYAIVDEVDSILIDEARTPLIISGPLEDRTDFYNLIDTFIPALIPEDYEIDEKQKTTTFTEVGTEKIEKMLEQAGYLKGESLYDIENVAIVHHVNNALKAHKLFVRDKDYIVRNNEIVIIDEFTGRMMPGRRYSEGLHQALEAKEHVAIQPENQTLASITFQNYFRMYRKLSGMTGTATTEAEEFNNIYGLEVVEIPTNLPIQRLDEDDEIYRTAEEKYRAIVSDIRQAHEKEQPILVGTTSIEKSEQLAERLRKEGISDFRVLNARYHEQEAYIIAQAGVPGALTIATNMAGRGTDIQLGGNVEMRIRQELQDMPDGEERAAKIEEIKKDVKRLKEKALAAGGLYVIATERHESRRIDNQLRGRSGRQGDPGRSKFFLSLQDDLMRIFGSNRMDGMLQKLGLKENEAITHPWINKALEKAQKKVEARNFEIRKNLLKYDDVMNDQRKVIFEQRMEVMNAEDLTDTILEMRNEVIEDLVEAYIPLGTYSEKWNVKALQEEIHQLFNLGLPVEEWAKEDGIAEEQILQRISDAITKLDNERTERTSPEVMAYFHKAILLETIDTLWREHLVSLDHLRSVVGFRGYAQRDPLNEYKTEAFELFQSMLRNLRRIVTSKLMRFEIIQQSTDPLTSLQTDTDSSVSNDQGEENISTLWARTQENKIVNPKDRDPNDVTTWGKVGRNERCPCGSEKKYKHCHGSFV, encoded by the coding sequence ATGGTCGGTTTAGGTGTTTTTGCGCGTAAATTTTTTGGTTCCGCTCATGAGAGACGTCTCAAAGTTCTTCGCCAAAAAGTTATACAAATTAACGCTTTGGAAGAACAGTTCGTGAAGTTAAGCGATGCGCAACTTTGTCAAAAAACTGATGAATTTCGTAAACGCCTCAGAGAAGGTGAAACCGTTGACTTGCTCCTACTAGAAGCTTTTGCAACTGTTCGTGAAGTTGCAAAACGTGTTTATGATATGCGCCCTTTTGATGTTCAGCTCATTGGTGGAATGGTGCTTCATGACTGTGGCATTGCGGAAATGCGTACAGGTGAAGGAAAAACATTAATGGCAACTCTGCCAATTTATCTCAATGCATTGGAAGGTAAAGGTGTTCATGTCGTTACGGTAAACGATTATCTTGCGAATCGTGATGCTGAAACAATGGGAAAAATCTTCGGGTTTCTCGGTCTCTCTACAGGTGTGATTCTCCATGATCTTGATAATGATGCCCGTAGAGCAGCTTATGCATGTGATATTACTTATGCAACAAACAATGAATTGGGATTTGATTATCTGCGCGATAATATGGCTTTTGATCGTAGTCAAATGGTTCAACGTGGGCACCATTACGCAATTGTTGATGAAGTTGATTCGATCCTCATTGATGAAGCGCGTACTCCCCTTATCATTTCTGGTCCTTTAGAAGATCGTACGGACTTCTATAATCTTATTGATACATTTATTCCTGCTTTGATTCCAGAAGATTATGAAATAGATGAAAAACAAAAGACAACAACCTTTACTGAAGTCGGTACTGAAAAAATTGAAAAAATGCTTGAACAAGCCGGATATCTCAAAGGTGAGAGTCTTTATGATATAGAAAATGTTGCTATCGTCCACCATGTCAATAACGCTCTAAAAGCCCATAAACTGTTTGTCCGTGACAAAGATTACATCGTTCGCAATAATGAAATTGTTATTATTGATGAATTTACAGGTCGTATGATGCCAGGACGGCGTTATTCTGAAGGACTTCATCAAGCCCTTGAAGCCAAAGAGCATGTTGCGATCCAACCAGAAAATCAGACACTTGCTTCCATCACTTTTCAAAATTACTTCCGTATGTATAGAAAATTGTCTGGAATGACTGGAACCGCAACAACAGAAGCTGAAGAATTCAATAATATTTATGGTCTCGAAGTTGTAGAAATTCCTACAAACTTACCAATACAGCGTCTTGATGAAGATGATGAAATTTACCGAACAGCAGAAGAAAAATACCGTGCTATTGTAAGTGATATCCGTCAAGCACATGAAAAGGAACAGCCTATTCTTGTTGGAACAACATCTATTGAAAAATCAGAGCAATTGGCAGAGCGCTTGCGAAAAGAAGGTATTTCCGACTTTAGAGTCTTAAATGCCCGCTATCATGAACAAGAAGCATATATTATTGCGCAAGCTGGAGTTCCTGGAGCTTTAACCATCGCAACCAACATGGCGGGTCGTGGAACTGATATACAGCTTGGTGGTAATGTTGAAATGCGTATTCGACAAGAATTACAGGATATGCCTGATGGAGAAGAACGAGCAGCTAAAATTGAAGAAATTAAAAAAGATGTTAAACGCCTCAAAGAAAAAGCATTAGCTGCTGGTGGTCTTTATGTTATTGCTACGGAACGCCATGAAAGCCGTCGTATTGATAACCAGCTACGTGGTCGTTCTGGTCGCCAAGGAGATCCGGGTCGCTCAAAATTCTTTCTCTCTCTTCAAGATGACCTCATGCGTATCTTCGGTTCTAACCGTATGGATGGTATGTTGCAAAAACTTGGATTAAAAGAAAATGAAGCTATTACCCATCCGTGGATTAATAAAGCTCTTGAAAAAGCACAAAAAAAAGTCGAAGCACGAAACTTCGAAATTCGTAAAAATTTATTAAAATATGACGACGTTATGAATGACCAACGAAAGGTCATTTTTGAACAGCGTATGGAAGTCATGAATGCAGAGGATCTAACAGATACGATTCTTGAAATGCGCAATGAAGTCATTGAAGATCTGGTAGAAGCTTATATCCCATTGGGAACATATTCTGAAAAATGGAATGTGAAGGCTCTACAAGAGGAAATTCATCAACTTTTCAATCTTGGGCTTCCAGTAGAAGAATGGGCAAAAGAAGATGGAATTGCTGAAGAGCAAATTTTACAGCGCATATCAGATGCTATTACAAAACTTGACAATGAACGGACTGAACGCACTTCTCCAGAAGTCATGGCTTATTTCCATAAAGCCATATTACTTGAAACCATTGACACTTTATGGCGTGAACATTTGGTAAGTTTAGATCATTTACGTTCTGTTGTTGGTTTTCGTGGTTATGCACAACGCGATCCACTCAACGAATATAAAACAGAGGCTTTTGAACTCTTTCAGTCTATGCTTAGAAATTTGCGCAGAATTGTTACTTCTAAGCTCATGCGTTTTGAAATCATTCAGCAATCTACAGATCCCCTCACATCTTTGCAAACAGATACTGATAGCTCTGTTTCAAATGATCAAGGAGAAGAAAATATTTCTACTTTGTGGGCACGAACACAAGAAAATAAAATTGTTAACCCTAAAGACCGAGATCCAAACGATGTCACCACATGGGGGAAAGTTGGACGTAATGAGCGTTGCCCTTGTGGTTCAGAGAAAAAATATAAACACTGTCATGGATCCTTCGTTTAA
- a CDS encoding peptidylprolyl isomerase, with protein MKFNFIMLLLTSALLANTSLRVIAQESLNSSSNDLKTLEKASEKTVAPSHIMAIVDGKNITAGQLDELALEINPNLARFPDEQRRIMVLKAYLDMQALAKAAISEGIDKTEAYDKRMAVMRDNVLQQLYFKQTIVDQISDTDLEALYNKEVASLPKEDEVKARHILVKTKKEAEAIIKRLSKGESFEEIAKKSSTDGSSAVGGDLGYFSHGQMVKPFEDAAFGLKVGEYTKKPVESPFGWHVIKVEDRRLKQPPVFDDVKEMLRTQLIKERYQKLIVDLRSKLDVKYPDPNVTKLMESLSQNGASLPNETSDEEDTE; from the coding sequence ATGAAATTCAATTTTATCATGCTTTTATTAACATCAGCCCTGTTGGCAAACACGAGTTTAAGGGTGATAGCGCAAGAAAGTTTGAATTCATCATCGAATGATTTAAAGACTTTAGAGAAAGCTTCTGAAAAAACAGTCGCTCCCTCTCATATTATGGCAATTGTTGATGGAAAAAATATTACAGCAGGGCAATTGGATGAGTTAGCGCTTGAGATCAATCCTAATTTAGCACGTTTTCCTGATGAACAACGCCGTATAATGGTTTTAAAAGCTTATTTAGATATGCAAGCACTTGCTAAAGCAGCAATCAGTGAGGGCATAGATAAGACAGAAGCTTATGATAAACGTATGGCAGTTATGCGCGACAATGTTCTTCAGCAACTTTATTTTAAACAGACAATTGTTGATCAGATTTCAGATACTGATTTGGAGGCTCTTTATAATAAAGAAGTTGCTTCTTTACCGAAAGAGGATGAAGTTAAAGCGCGTCATATTTTGGTCAAAACGAAAAAAGAAGCGGAAGCGATCATTAAGCGTTTAAGTAAAGGAGAAAGTTTTGAAGAGATTGCAAAAAAAAGTTCAACAGATGGTTCTTCTGCTGTTGGGGGCGATCTTGGTTACTTTAGTCATGGCCAAATGGTCAAGCCTTTTGAGGATGCAGCATTTGGTTTGAAAGTTGGTGAATACACTAAAAAACCGGTTGAAAGTCCTTTTGGTTGGCATGTTATTAAGGTAGAAGATCGTCGCTTAAAGCAACCTCCTGTCTTTGATGATGTTAAAGAGATGTTGCGTACACAGTTGATAAAAGAGCGTTACCAAAAACTGATTGTTGATTTACGCAGCAAGTTAGATGTGAAATATCCTGATCCTAATGTTACAAAACTGATGGAATCGCTTAGTCAGAATGGAGCGTCACTTCCTAATGAAACATCGGATGAAGAAGACACAGAATAG
- the argJ gene encoding bifunctional glutamate N-acetyltransferase/amino-acid acetyltransferase ArgJ produces MTLKTSPLSPKYIQELPPLSGVRIATAEAGIKYKGRTDLLFIIFDKPVSVAGVFTRSKCPSAPVEHCRASLPHGVARGVVVNSGNANAFTGRRGRHTTNEIMSAAASVLEASENEIFIASTGVIGEPMDASGIVSLLPTMVETAKEGHWLEAAKAIMTTDTFPKLATRRFECGGEIVTINGIAKGAGMIAPDMATMLSFVISDAGISSEILQALLLEAVQGSFNSITVDSDTSTSDTLMMFATGKENFPCITCKTDPRYKVFSKHLSALLHELALQVVCDGEGAHHLIEVNVIGATTDKAAKTIAFSIANSPLVKTAVAGEDANWGRVVMAVGKAGVEVDRDLLTIWFGEHRLAVNGERDPEYCEETIATYMRGKHITIRVDIGLGAGKAAVWSCDLTKEYVMINGDYRS; encoded by the coding sequence GTGACTTTAAAGACATCTCCTTTATCCCCCAAATACATACAAGAGCTTCCGCCATTATCTGGTGTGCGGATAGCAACAGCTGAAGCTGGAATTAAATATAAAGGTCGTACGGATCTTCTTTTTATCATATTTGATAAACCAGTAAGTGTAGCCGGTGTTTTTACACGTTCAAAATGTCCATCTGCCCCTGTGGAGCATTGCCGTGCCTCGCTTCCTCATGGGGTTGCTAGGGGTGTTGTTGTTAATTCGGGGAATGCAAATGCTTTTACGGGGCGCAGAGGGAGGCATACAACAAATGAAATCATGAGTGCAGCCGCGAGTGTTTTGGAAGCTAGCGAAAATGAAATTTTCATAGCCTCTACAGGTGTTATTGGTGAACCAATGGATGCATCGGGTATTGTAAGTCTTTTACCCACTATGGTGGAGACAGCAAAGGAAGGGCATTGGTTGGAAGCAGCAAAAGCTATTATGACGACGGATACATTTCCAAAACTTGCGACACGCAGATTTGAATGTGGTGGAGAGATTGTTACCATTAATGGGATTGCAAAAGGTGCTGGTATGATTGCACCAGATATGGCAACAATGCTCTCTTTTGTCATAAGTGATGCAGGTATTTCTTCGGAGATCCTTCAAGCCTTGTTATTAGAGGCTGTCCAGGGTTCTTTCAATTCAATTACTGTCGATAGTGATACCTCAACATCAGATACGCTCATGATGTTTGCGACAGGAAAAGAAAATTTTCCTTGCATTACATGTAAAACTGATCCACGTTATAAAGTGTTCTCAAAACATTTAAGCGCACTTTTACATGAACTTGCATTACAAGTTGTTTGTGATGGAGAAGGTGCACACCATTTAATTGAGGTCAATGTGATTGGTGCGACAACAGATAAAGCTGCTAAAACCATAGCCTTCTCAATTGCAAATTCACCACTTGTAAAAACAGCTGTTGCTGGTGAAGATGCTAATTGGGGGCGGGTGGTTATGGCGGTCGGCAAGGCAGGTGTTGAAGTAGACCGTGATCTTTTGACAATTTGGTTTGGTGAACATCGTTTAGCAGTTAATGGTGAGCGAGATCCTGAATATTGCGAAGAGACGATAGCGACGTATATGCGAGGTAAACACATCACAATTCGTGTTGATATCGGTTTAGGTGCTGGTAAAGCGGCAGTTTGGTCTTGTGATTTGACAAAAGAGTACGTCATGATTAATGGCGATTATAGAAGTTAA
- a CDS encoding (deoxy)nucleoside triphosphate pyrophosphohydrolase, producing the protein MRAKSSLLLVVACALLDQDKRVLLTQRPQGKSLAGLWEFPGGKVEKGETPEASLIRELEEELGIYVQLNDLFPLTFASHAYEAFHLLMPLYLCYHYDGVAQGREEQSLKWVSIDDLNKYPMPDADKPLVKLLKKFLPLVGS; encoded by the coding sequence ATGCGTGCAAAAAGTTCACTGCTTCTTGTTGTGGCGTGTGCATTGTTAGATCAAGATAAGCGTGTTTTGCTTACACAACGTCCTCAAGGAAAATCATTAGCTGGTTTATGGGAGTTTCCTGGTGGAAAGGTTGAGAAAGGTGAAACTCCAGAAGCATCATTGATTCGTGAGTTGGAGGAAGAGCTTGGAATCTATGTTCAGTTGAACGATTTATTCCCCTTAACATTTGCAAGCCATGCTTATGAAGCATTCCATCTCTTGATGCCGTTGTATCTTTGTTACCATTATGATGGTGTTGCACAAGGACGAGAAGAGCAAAGTTTAAAATGGGTTTCTATTGATGATCTTAATAAATACCCTATGCCTGATGCTGACAAGCCATTGGTCAAGCTGTTAAAAAAATTCCTTCCTTTAGTGGGTTCTTAA
- a CDS encoding leucyl aminopeptidase family protein — protein MHLHHIYFSSTRVENSCPILLVNQENLGGLSLDASTTAWMKVNNFTGKAGQILFIPHETGHLKKVLFGIGNGDDPFITGILANNLPAGHWHLEGTASHEINSYLGLAFGSYQFNRYRQESSSKSLSISVNETVDLDELQRIYETVFLVRDLINIPANDMNPDTLEKEARQLGKVYGADVKSICGDELLTHNFPMIHAVGRAGSAVPRLIDLRWGQENHPKITLVGKGVTFDTGGFNIKSANNMSIMKKDMGGGAHVLGLAKLIMDAKLPFCLRVLIPAVENAISSNAYRPGDILQSRKGLSVEVGNTDAEGRLVLADALTYGDEESPQFMLCMATLTGAARIALGPDLPAFYCNDSLWAQQISHSAYSVSDPLWQMPLWKPYQEMLSSPIADLNNISGNNFAGSIVAALFLNSFVEKTKHFAHFDLYGWVPKEKPGYPVGGSAQVIRALYHLFKNKT, from the coding sequence ATGCATTTACATCACATTTATTTCAGCTCAACACGTGTTGAGAATAGTTGTCCTATACTCTTAGTAAACCAAGAAAATCTTGGTGGTTTATCGCTTGATGCTTCAACAACGGCATGGATGAAAGTGAACAATTTCACTGGAAAAGCAGGACAAATACTCTTTATCCCTCACGAAACGGGTCATTTAAAAAAAGTTCTCTTTGGAATTGGCAATGGTGATGACCCTTTTATTACAGGAATTCTTGCTAACAATCTTCCTGCTGGACATTGGCATTTAGAAGGGACAGCGTCCCATGAAATAAATAGCTATCTTGGACTAGCATTTGGAAGTTATCAATTTAACCGTTATCGTCAAGAATCTTCCTCCAAATCGTTATCGATCTCTGTCAACGAAACGGTTGACCTCGATGAGCTTCAACGCATTTATGAAACTGTCTTTCTTGTTCGTGATCTCATCAATATTCCTGCCAATGATATGAATCCTGACACCCTCGAGAAAGAAGCACGCCAACTCGGAAAAGTTTATGGTGCTGATGTCAAAAGCATTTGTGGAGATGAACTTTTAACACATAATTTTCCGATGATCCATGCTGTAGGACGCGCCGGTAGCGCTGTACCACGACTCATTGATCTACGCTGGGGGCAAGAAAATCATCCTAAAATAACGCTGGTTGGAAAAGGTGTAACTTTCGATACGGGAGGATTTAATATTAAATCGGCAAATAATATGTCAATCATGAAAAAAGATATGGGTGGTGGTGCACATGTTTTAGGATTAGCGAAACTTATCATGGATGCAAAATTGCCTTTTTGCCTGCGTGTTCTAATTCCAGCTGTTGAAAATGCAATTTCTTCTAATGCTTACAGGCCAGGCGATATTCTGCAAAGTCGTAAAGGCTTAAGTGTTGAAGTTGGCAATACAGATGCTGAAGGGCGGCTTGTCCTTGCTGATGCACTGACCTATGGCGATGAAGAAAGTCCACAATTCATGCTTTGCATGGCGACTTTAACAGGAGCCGCGCGGATAGCATTAGGACCAGATCTTCCTGCATTTTATTGTAATGATTCACTCTGGGCGCAACAAATTTCTCACTCTGCTTATTCTGTTTCAGATCCTCTTTGGCAAATGCCGCTTTGGAAACCCTATCAGGAAATGTTATCATCACCAATTGCTGATCTTAATAACATAAGTGGAAATAACTTTGCTGGCTCCATAGTCGCTGCTTTATTTCTTAACTCTTTTGTTGAAAAAACCAAGCATTTTGCGCATTTTGATCTTTACGGGTGGGTGCCAAAAGAAAAACCAGGCTATCCTGTTGGTGGTTCTGCGCAGGTTATTCGAGCTCTTTATCATCTCTTTAAAAATAAAACCTAA